A window from Campylobacter concisus encodes these proteins:
- a CDS encoding AEC family transporter, with the protein MNFTPLFAIFFIIATGFFAKKVGIVEQKHSIPFVDFVLCFAMPALIFDKIYHVNVDVSLINTILIGFGSTAISAVMALVLGKIFKFTKVTTVSMVMLSLFGNTLFVGMPVIQGFFGDAMVNEVIFYDQIATGIPLSILGPLILSFAAPEKVSLFQNTMKILKFPPFIALIMALILKEVPLPEFIFAPLRMFEGSVTPVALFAIGVGLNFSSITSSYKGVSVVLLCKMILPAIIFFIILKFSGIQMNKTWVVGLFQCAMPTSALASAMVIKAGLDSSLAISSVAIGVLFSFITLPVIYFVFA; encoded by the coding sequence ATGAACTTCACTCCACTTTTTGCAATTTTTTTCATAATCGCAACTGGTTTTTTTGCTAAAAAAGTCGGCATTGTTGAGCAAAAGCACTCGATCCCATTCGTGGATTTTGTCCTTTGTTTTGCAATGCCTGCGCTAATCTTTGACAAAATTTATCACGTAAACGTCGATGTTTCGCTCATAAATACAATTTTAATTGGCTTTGGCTCAACAGCTATCAGTGCTGTCATGGCATTGGTGCTTGGTAAGATCTTTAAATTTACCAAAGTAACAACTGTTAGTATGGTCATGCTAAGCCTTTTTGGTAATACCCTATTTGTCGGTATGCCTGTCATTCAAGGCTTCTTTGGCGATGCAATGGTAAATGAGGTCATCTTTTACGATCAAATAGCCACTGGTATCCCACTTTCGATCCTTGGGCCGCTTATTCTCTCTTTTGCTGCACCAGAGAAGGTTTCATTATTTCAAAATACGATGAAAATTTTAAAATTTCCGCCATTTATCGCGCTTATTATGGCTCTTATCTTAAAAGAAGTCCCTTTGCCTGAGTTTATCTTTGCTCCACTTAGGATGTTTGAAGGTAGCGTTACTCCGGTAGCACTTTTTGCGATTGGTGTTGGACTTAACTTTAGCAGCATCACAAGCTCATATAAAGGCGTTAGCGTTGTGCTTTTGTGTAAGATGATCTTGCCAGCTATCATATTTTTCATCATATTAAAATTTTCAGGTATCCAGATGAACAAAACTTGGGTCGTTGGTCTCTTTCAGTGCGCTATGCCAACATCAGCCCTTGCAAGTGCGATGGTCATAAAAGCTGGCCTTGATAGCTCGCTAGCCATCTCATCAGTGGCCATAGGCGTGCTTTTTTCATTTATCACGCTTCCAGTTATATATTTTGTATTTGCGTAA
- a CDS encoding response regulator transcription factor: MVRILLVEDDEILLDLISEYLSENGYEVTTSDNAKEALDLAYEQNFDLLILDVKLPQGDGFSLLSSLRELGVSAPSIFTTSLNTIDDLEKGYKSGCDDYLKKPFELKELLIRIQALLKRNFSHHSGDAIKISSEFSFHPQSKTLSKDGKNVNISSKESDLLALFLQNKGKILTKDEIFNKIWKFDEEPSELSLRVYIKNLRQILGKDAILNRRGDGYIYV; encoded by the coding sequence ATGGTTAGAATTTTGCTCGTTGAAGATGATGAAATTTTACTTGATCTCATCAGTGAGTATCTAAGCGAAAATGGATATGAGGTCACTACTTCAGATAATGCCAAAGAAGCGCTTGATCTCGCCTACGAGCAAAATTTCGACCTGCTTATACTTGACGTCAAACTCCCACAAGGAGATGGCTTTTCACTTCTTTCTTCCTTAAGAGAGCTAGGTGTTAGCGCACCTAGCATCTTTACCACTTCACTAAACACCATTGATGATCTTGAAAAAGGCTACAAAAGTGGCTGCGACGACTATCTAAAAAAGCCATTTGAGCTAAAAGAGCTGCTTATCCGCATACAAGCACTTCTAAAGAGAAATTTCTCACATCACAGTGGAGATGCGATCAAAATTTCAAGCGAATTTAGCTTTCATCCACAGAGCAAGACACTAAGCAAAGATGGCAAAAATGTAAATATCTCTAGTAAAGAGAGTGACCTACTCGCCCTATTTTTGCAAAACAAAGGCAAAATTTTAACCAAAGATGAAATTTTTAATAAAATTTGGAAATTTGACGAGGAGCCAAGCGAGCTTAGCCTTCGTGTCTATATCAAAAATTTACGCCAAATTTTAGGCAAAGATGCTATTTTAAATAGGCGTGGGGACGGCTATATCTATGTCTGA
- a CDS encoding sensor histidine kinase, with protein sequence MSEKTQILFKILSLYLVSSVLFLGYFFIHDYKNKKETLILNEVKSLKEIKMGIYMKARMNGLDSISSLTKEKGVHACIVLKNGEKIYKDFDCQKIDKSKNVNLIGGKVAIFEKIQYMDDNTTDELSHADIFLVGKDIKAKILSLQISTTLKALFFFFALLFVAFYLAKLSLRPLYEKIDTLNRFIKDSTHEINTPLSVISMSIETADLDNLNERNLKRFNNISLAAKSLNNIYDALVHLSFNLDKPSKKEIIDLNLLTTQRLNYFSPFFAKRGLEIDTSLKPSFINANLGDVSKILDNLLSNASKYAAPNSKVHITLEPNFFSISNTGRGISKEDQMKIFDRYTRFNDDQGGFGIGLNLVKECCKKNDIVVKCQSELDGETTFLLSW encoded by the coding sequence ATGTCTGAAAAGACGCAAATTTTATTTAAAATTTTATCCCTCTATCTTGTTAGCTCTGTGCTATTTTTAGGATATTTTTTCATACATGACTATAAAAACAAAAAAGAAACGCTCATTTTAAACGAGGTGAAGTCTTTAAAAGAGATAAAAATGGGCATTTACATGAAAGCTAGAATGAATGGACTTGATTCAATTTCAAGTCTAACAAAAGAAAAAGGCGTGCATGCTTGCATCGTGCTAAAAAATGGTGAGAAAATTTATAAAGACTTTGACTGCCAAAAAATCGACAAAAGCAAAAATGTAAATTTGATCGGCGGCAAGGTCGCGATATTTGAAAAGATCCAGTACATGGACGACAACACTACAGACGAGCTCTCACACGCAGATATTTTTCTAGTTGGTAAAGATATCAAGGCTAAAATTTTATCTTTACAAATTTCAACCACGCTAAAGGCGCTCTTTTTCTTTTTTGCCCTGCTCTTTGTCGCCTTTTATCTCGCAAAACTAAGCCTAAGACCGCTTTATGAAAAGATAGATACGCTAAACCGCTTTATAAAAGACTCAACACACGAGATAAACACGCCTCTAAGCGTCATCTCGATGAGCATAGAAACGGCTGATCTTGACAACCTAAATGAGCGAAATTTAAAGCGTTTTAATAATATCAGTCTTGCCGCAAAGAGCCTAAATAACATTTATGACGCGCTCGTTCATCTAAGCTTTAACCTAGATAAGCCTAGCAAAAAAGAGATCATAGATCTAAATTTACTAACCACACAAAGACTGAACTATTTCTCGCCATTTTTTGCCAAACGCGGACTTGAGATAGATACTAGCCTAAAGCCAAGCTTTATAAATGCAAATCTTGGGGATGTGAGCAAAATTTTAGACAACCTTCTTAGCAACGCCTCCAAATATGCAGCACCAAATTCAAAAGTACACATCACTTTAGAGCCAAATTTCTTTAGCATAAGTAACACCGGTCGAGGCATCAGCAAAGAGGATCAGATGAAAATTTTTGATCGTTACACGAGATTTAACGACGATCAAGGCGGCTTTGGCATAGGGCTAAATTTAGTTAAAGAGTGTTGCAAGAAAAATGATATCGTCGTAAAATGCCAAAGCGAACTTGATGGCGAGACTACGTTTTTGCTCTCTTGGTAG
- a CDS encoding YaaA family protein yields MALKILFSPSESKISLNTNNKFNGKDLMFPELFDKRVEILNKYDEFLKNANLDEIKKLFGLKELEESKQLRESLSQKGSIKAILRYDGVAYKHLNYRGLDNEVQKYIDNNVLIFSNLFGPILAKDEIPEYKLKQGEKLGGFEISKFYEKNFSKAVNDFLQNDEILDLRAKFYEKFYTIKKEYITFCFVKNKKIVSHHAKAYRGEVLRQIANKLIKNKNELMSLNFKNLRLIDMKKIGLKTELMFEICE; encoded by the coding sequence ATGGCATTAAAAATTCTCTTTTCTCCAAGCGAAAGTAAAATTTCTCTAAATACAAATAATAAATTTAATGGTAAGGATTTGATGTTTCCAGAACTTTTTGACAAAAGAGTTGAAATTTTAAACAAATACGATGAGTTTTTAAAAAACGCAAATTTAGACGAGATAAAAAAGCTTTTTGGACTAAAAGAGCTTGAAGAGAGCAAGCAGTTGCGAGAAAGTCTATCTCAAAAAGGCAGCATAAAAGCTATTTTAAGGTATGATGGTGTGGCTTATAAGCATCTAAACTATCGTGGTTTAGACAATGAGGTACAAAAATATATAGATAATAATGTTTTAATATTTTCAAATTTATTTGGGCCTATCTTAGCAAAAGATGAGATACCAGAATACAAACTAAAGCAAGGTGAAAAGCTAGGTGGCTTTGAAATTTCAAAATTTTATGAAAAAAATTTTAGTAAAGCGGTTAATGATTTTTTGCAAAATGATGAGATTTTAGACCTTAGAGCTAAGTTTTATGAAAAATTTTACACTATAAAAAAAGAATACATAACTTTTTGTTTTGTAAAAAATAAAAAAATAGTGAGTCATCACGCAAAAGCGTATAGAGGCGAAGTCTTGCGCCAGATAGCAAATAAACTTATAAAAAATAAAAATGAACTAATGAGCTTAAATTTTAAAAATTTAAGGCTTATTGATATGAAAAAGATTGGTCTAAAGACCGAGCTTATGTTTGAAATTTGCGAGTAA
- a CDS encoding flagellin, whose product MRITNQLRFSQTLHDYQKNMTGVNKSYKQLSNGLKIQDPYDGAATYNDAMRLDYEATTLTQVVDATGKSVNFSKNTDNALQEFEKQLENFKTKVVQAASSVHSKTSLEALANDLQGIKNHLVNIANTSVNGQFLFSGSAVDTKPIDGAGKYQGNRDYMKTSAGAQVELPYNIPGYDLFLGKDGDYSKILTTNVRLADQTRTDIAYAPKFLNDNSKIKNMIGLNYASDSVVRSDGSYNGTINPDYDFLDNSNVNFPDTYFFMQGKKPDGTTFTSKFKMSANTTMAGLMEKIGMEFGNTKTTKVVDVSINNDGQFNIKDLTKGNQTIDFHMVAATSVAPNRGAIAQNNRLDTVNSLKDLETMANNVPKTVHITEFVKSKYTDKDGNATNAFDYDKVRFERKDNELIANLPQVARRTGEYATDQTKLSEVSGTKESYDRNLYPKDVDARKRELFNIDNQEINLQVKSITGTKYDIKVKMGTAGGTNTPVQFEITSTPPGGTPSGPRTLTVYNSDEFGSYRTYASDFTYRQLMDIVAMAASDNIPDPQNVENANFDTDIEKVKRDQNYNAYKEALSKTKGAVEVNLDDKGRMVLTDKTKSVTNIELTMYDAKNGDIFDGDSTGMNTAGAASHPQGKGSVFSFNENNALTIDEPSTSVFQDLDNMIEAVRKGYYRADADSNDPRNTGMQGALQRLDHLIDHANKELTKIGSQSRLLTATKERAEVMKVNVLTVKNDVIDADYAESYLKFTQLSLSYQATLQASAKINQLSLLNYLN is encoded by the coding sequence ATGAGAATAACAAACCAACTACGTTTTAGTCAGACTTTGCATGACTACCAAAAAAATATGACTGGTGTAAATAAAAGCTACAAGCAGCTCTCAAATGGTTTGAAAATTCAAGATCCATACGATGGTGCTGCGACTTATAATGATGCAATGAGGCTTGATTATGAAGCGACTACTCTCACTCAAGTAGTTGATGCCACTGGTAAATCTGTAAATTTCTCAAAAAATACAGATAATGCATTGCAAGAGTTTGAAAAACAGCTTGAAAATTTTAAGACAAAAGTAGTCCAAGCAGCTAGCAGCGTGCATAGCAAGACATCGCTAGAGGCTTTAGCAAATGATCTTCAAGGTATAAAAAATCACCTTGTGAATATTGCAAACACTTCGGTTAATGGGCAGTTTTTGTTTTCTGGAAGCGCTGTTGATACAAAGCCAATAGATGGTGCAGGAAAGTATCAAGGCAACCGTGATTATATGAAAACATCAGCCGGTGCTCAGGTTGAGCTTCCTTACAATATCCCAGGATATGATCTATTTTTAGGAAAAGATGGTGATTACAGTAAAATTTTGACCACAAATGTTCGTTTGGCTGATCAAACTAGAACCGACATCGCCTATGCGCCAAAATTTCTAAACGATAACAGCAAGATAAAAAATATGATCGGACTAAATTACGCTAGTGATTCAGTGGTTAGAAGTGATGGCTCTTACAATGGAACAATAAATCCAGATTATGATTTTTTAGATAATTCAAATGTAAATTTTCCGGATACATATTTTTTCATGCAAGGCAAAAAGCCAGATGGCACGACATTTACTAGCAAATTTAAGATGAGTGCAAATACAACCATGGCTGGACTTATGGAAAAAATCGGCATGGAATTTGGCAATACAAAAACAACAAAAGTTGTTGATGTAAGCATAAATAACGATGGACAATTTAATATAAAAGATCTTACTAAAGGTAATCAAACTATTGACTTTCATATGGTTGCAGCCACATCTGTAGCACCAAACCGCGGTGCAATCGCTCAAAATAACAGGCTTGATACGGTAAATTCTCTTAAAGATCTTGAAACAATGGCAAATAATGTTCCAAAAACGGTTCATATCACTGAATTTGTAAAGAGCAAATATACCGATAAAGATGGAAATGCGACAAATGCATTTGACTATGATAAGGTTAGATTTGAGAGAAAGGATAATGAGCTAATCGCGAATTTACCTCAAGTAGCTAGAAGAACGGGCGAATATGCAACAGATCAGACAAAGCTAAGCGAAGTTTCTGGTACAAAAGAGAGTTACGATAGAAATTTATATCCAAAAGATGTTGATGCTAGAAAGAGAGAGCTTTTTAATATCGACAACCAAGAGATAAATTTACAAGTAAAGTCAATCACCGGCACAAAATATGACATAAAGGTAAAAATGGGCACAGCAGGGGGTACAAATACTCCAGTGCAATTTGAAATAACATCTACACCACCAGGTGGCACGCCTTCTGGACCTAGGACTTTAACTGTTTATAACTCAGATGAGTTTGGAAGTTACAGAACTTATGCTAGTGATTTTACTTATAGGCAGCTCATGGATATCGTTGCTATGGCGGCAAGCGATAATATCCCTGATCCTCAAAACGTAGAAAATGCAAATTTTGATACAGATATAGAAAAGGTAAAAAGAGATCAAAACTACAACGCCTATAAAGAGGCTTTGTCAAAGACTAAAGGCGCAGTAGAGGTAAATTTAGATGATAAAGGCAGGATGGTGCTAACTGACAAGACAAAATCTGTCACAAATATAGAGCTAACTATGTATGATGCGAAAAATGGAGATATATTTGACGGAGATAGCACTGGTATGAACACAGCCGGCGCTGCAAGCCATCCTCAAGGCAAGGGCTCAGTATTTAGTTTTAACGAAAATAATGCTTTAACTATCGATGAGCCAAGTACGAGCGTTTTTCAAGACCTTGATAATATGATCGAAGCTGTTAGAAAGGGATATTATAGAGCTGATGCAGATAGCAATGACCCACGAAATACCGGCATGCAAGGTGCATTACAAAGGCTTGATCATTTAATAGATCATGCAAATAAAGAGCTTACAAAGATCGGCTCTCAATCAAGACTTTTAACAGCTACAAAAGAGCGAGCCGAAGTAATGAAAGTGAATGTGCTAACTGTTAAAAATGATGTAATTGACGCAGACTATGCGGAGTCATATCTGAAATTTACGCAGCTTTCACTATCTTATCAAGCAACCCTACAAGCAAGTGCAAAGATAAATCAACTAAGCTTGCTAA
- a CDS encoding response regulator produces MNIASLKYNFINLKDLENPTDMLHAFKDKQGLEINNEQISSLKESIKTGKVINITDAEIKEQNRHKILQKVEEILNNYSKNLIYSNNKIHSDELSRGYHFNENAYFKNIKASDSSSMLSTLKSGYLENTKFKNLNDYAYSNTLKTKYGEVEVFLDIYGDNDKLGTTKLENNSYLFSFDSNNDGVLDQKDMLFDKLKVRGYDKDGNEKIANLSDVMPRVDLRQFISTNVINHNQIEREELNRKATITNNPDLYVDTKDIDYRHSYYASDPNTLFAAENRYEKIEKNDINNFFKKYAQNDGWVDLRHNNIFGKDSSFKNFAYLKVGFDDTARLSEFNPIIEPSKDYKKDENFSYTKFQKDSFMKFYKDYNAEFDAYNKMIENIGDSLKKFDENADAYISKLEKTKSAKMIAMKNEFKQATGLEFSISNLKKVKKAFITNEATAATSLQDSDSVIAMKLNKDGTIRLKFDSGREIDVKELYNDTGKLNTSSELKTSINLEAKEMNNVQLNSLDFKDIGFMQGDKIVSLKDAGAIAIVNLSNKFESKFLISLNNGKSISTREIYNISYLENDLKSKEKIDERDKFYKKVDIKA; encoded by the coding sequence ATGAATATTGCATCATTGAAATATAACTTTATAAATTTAAAAGATTTAGAAAATCCTACAGATATGCTCCATGCCTTTAAGGATAAACAAGGTTTAGAGATAAATAACGAACAAATTTCAAGTCTAAAAGAAAGTATAAAGACGGGCAAAGTTATAAATATCACTGATGCCGAGATCAAAGAGCAAAATAGACACAAAATCCTACAAAAAGTAGAAGAAATTTTAAATAACTACTCAAAAAATCTCATCTACAGCAACAATAAAATTCACTCCGATGAGCTTTCTAGAGGCTATCATTTTAATGAAAATGCCTACTTTAAAAATATAAAAGCTTCAGATAGTAGCAGCATGCTATCTACACTAAAAAGTGGATACTTAGAAAATACAAAATTTAAAAATTTAAACGATTACGCTTACTCAAACACTCTAAAAACAAAATATGGCGAGGTAGAAGTATTTTTAGATATTTACGGCGACAACGATAAACTTGGCACCACAAAATTAGAAAATAATAGCTATCTTTTTAGCTTTGATAGCAACAATGACGGTGTACTAGATCAAAAAGACATGCTATTTGATAAGCTAAAAGTAAGGGGTTATGACAAAGACGGAAATGAAAAAATAGCAAATTTAAGCGATGTGATGCCAAGGGTTGATCTTAGGCAGTTTATCAGCACAAATGTCATAAATCACAACCAAATAGAAAGAGAAGAGCTAAATCGTAAAGCAACGATCACAAATAATCCCGATCTTTACGTGGATACAAAAGATATTGATTATAGACACTCTTACTACGCCTCAGATCCAAATACTTTGTTCGCTGCAGAAAACAGATATGAAAAGATAGAGAAAAATGATATAAATAATTTCTTTAAAAAATATGCCCAAAATGACGGCTGGGTCGATCTAAGACACAATAACATCTTTGGCAAAGATAGCTCTTTTAAAAATTTTGCCTATCTTAAAGTGGGTTTTGATGATACTGCAAGATTAAGTGAGTTTAATCCGATCATTGAACCAAGTAAAGATTACAAAAAAGATGAAAATTTCTCATATACAAAATTTCAAAAAGATAGTTTTATGAAATTTTACAAAGATTATAACGCTGAGTTTGACGCATACAACAAAATGATAGAAAATATTGGCGATAGTTTAAAGAAATTTGATGAAAATGCGGACGCTTATATATCAAAGCTTGAAAAGACAAAATCAGCCAAAATGATCGCGATGAAAAATGAATTTAAACAAGCAACTGGACTTGAGTTTAGTATCTCGAATTTAAAAAAAGTAAAAAAGGCTTTTATAACAAATGAAGCCACAGCTGCCACATCTTTACAAGATAGCGATAGCGTCATAGCTATGAAGCTAAACAAAGATGGCACCATAAGGCTAAAATTTGATAGTGGTAGAGAGATAGACGTAAAAGAGCTTTATAACGATACTGGCAAGCTAAATACATCAAGTGAGCTAAAAACTAGCATAAATTTAGAGGCAAAAGAGATGAATAATGTGCAGCTAAATAGCTTAGATTTTAAAGATATTGGCTTCATGCAAGGTGATAAAATCGTAAGCCTAAAAGATGCTGGAGCGATCGCTATTGTCAATCTATCTAATAAATTTGAGAGTAAATTTTTAATCAGTCTAAATAATGGCAAAAGCATATCTACAAGAGAAATTTATAATATCAGCTATCTTGAAAATGATTTAAAGAGTAAAGAAAAGATAGATGAGAGAGATAAATTTTATAAAAAGGTTGATATTAAGGCATAA
- a CDS encoding aldehyde dehydrogenase family protein: MKLLEKYGLFINGEWRDAKDGATLDAKNPANGEHLAKIADATEEDVNDAVRAAREAFKKFKHTTISERAKLLNKIADIIDENKEHLAKVESMDNGKPIRETLNVDIPFAAEHFRYFAGVIMGEEGSANVLDEKQLSIVLREPIGVVGQIVPWNFPFLMAAWKLAPVIAAGDASVFKPSSETSLSVLELFRLIDKILPKGLINIITGKGSKSGEWIKNHPGLDKLAFTGSTEIGRDIAIAAARRIIPATLELGGKSANIFFSDANLDKALDGLQLGILFNQGQVCCAGSRIFVEESFYEKFIEAAVKKFSTIKVGDPLDPSTQMGSQINKKQAEQILEYVEIGKKEGAKVAVGGKAYTANGCDKGAFVEPTLLVDVTNDMRVAQEEIFGPVGVVIKFKDEAELIKMVNDSEYGLGGGIFTQDITKALRVARSMETGRVWINTYNQIPAGSPFGGYKNSGIGRETHKIILEHYTQMKNIMIDLTGKVSGFYAQ, from the coding sequence ATGAAACTACTAGAAAAATATGGGCTTTTCATAAATGGTGAGTGGCGTGACGCAAAAGACGGCGCTACACTTGATGCAAAAAATCCAGCAAACGGCGAGCACCTCGCAAAGATCGCAGATGCTACTGAAGAAGATGTAAATGACGCAGTTCGTGCTGCACGTGAGGCTTTTAAGAAATTTAAACACACCACAATTAGCGAGCGTGCAAAGCTTTTAAATAAGATCGCTGATATCATCGATGAAAACAAAGAGCACTTGGCAAAAGTCGAGAGCATGGATAACGGCAAGCCGATCCGCGAGACGCTAAATGTAGATATCCCTTTTGCGGCAGAGCATTTTAGATACTTTGCTGGCGTTATCATGGGCGAAGAAGGCAGCGCAAACGTACTTGACGAGAAGCAACTCTCTATCGTTTTACGCGAGCCAATAGGCGTCGTGGGTCAGATCGTACCTTGGAATTTTCCGTTTTTAATGGCAGCTTGGAAGCTAGCTCCAGTGATCGCAGCAGGCGATGCGAGTGTATTTAAGCCATCAAGCGAGACAAGCCTAAGCGTGCTTGAGCTATTTAGACTGATAGATAAAATTTTGCCAAAAGGTTTAATAAACATCATAACTGGCAAAGGTAGCAAGAGTGGCGAATGGATCAAAAATCATCCAGGCCTTGATAAGCTAGCATTTACTGGCTCAACCGAGATCGGCCGCGATATCGCCATAGCTGCTGCTCGCCGTATCATCCCAGCTACACTTGAGCTTGGCGGCAAGAGCGCAAATATCTTCTTTAGCGACGCAAATTTAGACAAGGCACTTGACGGCCTTCAGCTTGGCATTTTGTTTAACCAAGGTCAAGTTTGCTGCGCAGGATCGAGAATTTTTGTAGAAGAGAGCTTTTATGAGAAATTTATAGAGGCTGCGGTGAAGAAATTTAGCACTATAAAAGTTGGCGATCCGTTAGATCCTAGCACTCAAATGGGCTCACAAATCAATAAAAAACAAGCTGAGCAGATCTTAGAGTACGTCGAGATCGGCAAAAAAGAAGGTGCAAAAGTGGCAGTTGGTGGTAAAGCCTACACAGCAAATGGTTGCGACAAAGGCGCATTTGTAGAGCCAACGTTGTTAGTTGATGTGACAAACGACATGAGAGTGGCTCAAGAAGAAATTTTTGGCCCAGTTGGCGTTGTCATTAAATTTAAAGATGAAGCCGAGCTTATCAAAATGGTAAATGATAGCGAATACGGCCTAGGTGGCGGAATTTTCACACAAGACATCACAAAGGCACTTCGTGTTGCAAGGTCTATGGAGACTGGTAGAGTCTGGATCAACACCTACAACCAAATCCCAGCAGGAAGCCCATTTGGCGGCTATAAAAACTCAGGTATCGGCCGCGAAACACACAAGATAATACTTGAGCACTACACTCAGATGAAAAACATCATGATCGATCTTACTGGTAAGGTCAGCGGCTTTTACGCACAATGA
- a CDS encoding metallophosphoesterase: MSEQIYIIGDVHGCFNTLLELIKQFPDKEKSQICFVGDVIDRGLFSCDVVELIIQNNYKMVMGNHERRLLSNKDFFLKNKIPFDTSWFYNNGGEETYRSYLAQSVGFKQRHIEFLENIPVYLEFKDHKNQNGEHLVVSHSAVGKFWTLRDDDSSRDEFRRHVLSGRGDMMQVEGIFNVYGHTPVREAKLYTNSANIDTGCVFNEEGYDKLSALEFPSMKIYTQKNVENFNKQG; encoded by the coding sequence TTGAGTGAGCAAATTTATATCATAGGCGATGTGCATGGCTGTTTTAACACACTTTTAGAGCTTATCAAGCAGTTTCCAGACAAAGAAAAATCACAAATTTGCTTTGTCGGAGATGTGATAGATCGGGGGCTTTTTAGTTGCGATGTAGTCGAGCTTATCATACAAAATAACTATAAAATGGTAATGGGAAATCATGAGCGCAGGCTGCTAAGTAATAAAGACTTCTTTTTAAAAAACAAAATACCATTTGATACAAGTTGGTTTTACAATAATGGTGGCGAAGAAACATACAGATCATACCTAGCTCAAAGCGTGGGGTTCAAGCAAAGGCACATAGAATTTTTAGAAAACATTCCAGTATATTTAGAGTTTAAAGACCACAAAAACCAAAATGGCGAGCATTTGGTCGTTTCGCACTCGGCTGTTGGCAAATTTTGGACTTTAAGAGATGATGATAGCTCAAGAGATGAGTTTAGAAGGCATGTACTATCAGGCAGAGGCGATATGATGCAAGTTGAAGGCATATTTAATGTCTATGGCCATACACCAGTGCGTGAGGCTAAGCTCTATACAAATAGCGCCAATATCGATACGGGATGTGTTTTTAATGAAGAAGGATATGACAAACTAAGCGCCTTAGAATTTCCATCGATGAAAATTTATACGCAAAAAAATGTTGAAAATTTTAATAAACAAGGATAA
- a CDS encoding HU family DNA-binding protein translates to MKKAEFIQAVADKAGLSKKDTLKVVDATLETIQAVLEKGDTISFIGFGTFGTADRAARKARVPGTKKVIDVPASKAVKFKVGKKLKEAVAAGAAKKGKKK, encoded by the coding sequence ATGAAAAAAGCTGAATTTATTCAAGCTGTTGCCGATAAGGCTGGTCTTTCAAAAAAAGATACTCTAAAAGTTGTTGATGCTACTTTGGAGACAATCCAAGCAGTTCTTGAAAAAGGCGATACAATTAGCTTTATAGGCTTTGGTACTTTCGGTACTGCTGACAGAGCTGCAAGAAAAGCTAGAGTTCCTGGAACTAAAAAAGTTATCGACGTTCCTGCTAGCAAAGCAGTTAAATTCAAAGTTGGCAAAAAACTTAAAGAAGCAGTTGCTGCTGGTGCTGCTAAAAAAGGTAAAAAGAAATAA
- a CDS encoding pyruvate kinase — protein sequence MKKLLLVALGAMFMLGGLANATEMMKKDDMGKDEMMKKEQMMKDDMGKKPMIKKDEMKKDDMGMKDEMKKDDMGMKKDEMKKGM from the coding sequence ATGAAGAAATTACTACTAGTTGCACTTGGTGCTATGTTTATGCTTGGTGGTCTTGCAAATGCTACTGAAATGATGAAAAAAGATGACATGGGCAAAGACGAGATGATGAAGAAAGAGCAGATGATGAAAGATGACATGGGCAAAAAACCCATGATAAAAAAAGATGAGATGAAAAAAGATGACATGGGCATGAAAGACGAAATGAAAAAAGACGACATGGGTATGAAAAAAGACGAAATGAAAAAAGGCATGTAA